The following are encoded in a window of Thalassotalea insulae genomic DNA:
- a CDS encoding GNAT family N-acetyltransferase produces MKLLFSTSRLSVFELLSDTPQDDLSNLLALVPELLTPKVVENLPPYFHGINSAADAKEWLERMMSESRLFVVKQKDADAIIGFVFAYVENDSAAHIGYLLGEAYWRQGLASELLKAFVVQVAQTESWDKLIAGVERSNQASSALLEKLGFVEQSMSEEQVKFYQYPLH; encoded by the coding sequence ATGAAATTATTATTTAGCACATCCAGACTCAGTGTGTTTGAGCTTTTGTCGGATACTCCTCAAGATGATTTGTCCAATTTGCTAGCTCTCGTGCCTGAACTGCTTACGCCAAAAGTCGTTGAAAATTTGCCACCATATTTTCACGGTATTAACTCTGCTGCTGATGCCAAGGAGTGGCTGGAACGTATGATGTCTGAGAGTCGTTTGTTTGTTGTTAAGCAAAAAGATGCTGATGCAATCATCGGTTTTGTCTTTGCTTACGTAGAAAATGACAGTGCTGCTCATATCGGTTATTTACTTGGCGAAGCGTATTGGCGTCAGGGACTGGCGAGTGAATTATTGAAAGCTTTTGTTGTACAAGTTGCACAAACGGAAAGTTGGGATAAATTAATCGCCGGTGTCGAACGGAGCAATCAAGCATCATCCGCGTTATTAGAAAAGCTCGGTTTTGTTGAGCAATCAATGAGTGAAGAACAAGTAAAATTTTATCAATACCCATTACATTAA